One Methylomonas sp. LL1 DNA window includes the following coding sequences:
- a CDS encoding addiction module protein: protein MPSSQEIYQQLSQLPALEKLQLAELLLADLDVPDAEIDSHWRQEAAKRWQAYRDGKLKTVGYDAVMRKYK from the coding sequence ATGCCCAGTAGCCAAGAAATTTATCAACAGCTCAGTCAGCTACCAGCGCTGGAAAAGTTGCAGTTGGCGGAATTGTTGCTGGCGGATTTGGATGTTCCGGATGCGGAAATTGATAGCCATTGGCGTCAGGAAGCGGCTAAGCGCTGGCAAGCCTATCGGGATGGAAAACTAAAGACGGTCGGATACGATGCGGTGATGCGGAAATATAAATGA
- a CDS encoding type II toxin-antitoxin system RelE/ParE family toxin, with translation MKVEFLEAAQAELDQAFEWYETQQTNLDRQFITEFEATIRRIIRYPLAYISIDQQLRRCLIKRFPYAILYGIDADTLGIVAIAHCHRKPDYWLKRIAS, from the coding sequence ATGAAGGTTGAGTTTCTGGAGGCCGCCCAAGCCGAACTGGATCAGGCATTTGAATGGTATGAAACGCAACAAACTAATCTGGACAGACAATTTATAACCGAATTTGAAGCGACAATCAGACGAATCATTCGTTATCCGCTCGCTTACATCTCAATCGATCAGCAATTAAGGCGCTGTTTAATCAAGCGTTTCCCTTATGCGATTTTATACGGCATTGACGCCGACACGCTGGGTATCGTTGCCATAGCCCACTGTCATCGAAAACCGGACTATTGGCTGAAAAGAATCGCAAGCTAA
- the hypE gene encoding hydrogenase expression/formation protein HypE: MTKKFTSSLNLKSGHVDLSHGGGGRAMAQLIDELFLKHFDNDLLRQHNDQALFSVPAGRFVISTDGHVISPLFFPGGDIGSLAVHGTVNDVAMSGAKPLYLAAGFILEEGLPLADLERIVISMAAAAQKAGTPIVTGDTKVVERGKGDGVFITTTGVGIVPEGVTISGDRAKPGHAILVSGSMGDHGVAIMAGREHLEFETSIVSDSAALHELVAAMVAAAGSEIHCLRDPTRGGLATALNELARQSGVGMVIDEARIPMKAQVKAACEILGLDPLYVANEGKLVCICSAIAAEQLLHVMQAHPLGRDAAIIGEVIADAHGFVQMRTAFGGSRIVDWPVGEQLPRIC; the protein is encoded by the coding sequence GTGACCAAAAAATTCACTTCAAGCTTAAATTTAAAATCCGGCCACGTCGACCTCAGCCACGGCGGCGGCGGCCGCGCCATGGCGCAATTGATCGACGAATTGTTCCTCAAGCATTTCGATAACGATTTGCTGCGCCAGCATAACGATCAGGCCTTGTTCAGCGTGCCGGCCGGCCGTTTTGTGATCAGCACCGACGGTCACGTGATTTCGCCGCTGTTCTTTCCAGGCGGCGACATCGGTTCGCTGGCGGTACACGGCACCGTCAACGATGTCGCCATGTCCGGCGCCAAGCCTTTGTATCTGGCAGCCGGTTTTATTCTGGAAGAAGGCTTGCCGCTGGCCGATCTGGAACGCATCGTCATCAGCATGGCCGCCGCCGCCCAAAAGGCCGGCACGCCCATCGTCACCGGCGATACCAAGGTGGTGGAACGCGGCAAGGGTGACGGGGTGTTCATTACCACCACCGGGGTGGGCATCGTGCCGGAAGGGGTGACGATCTCCGGCGACCGCGCCAAACCGGGGCATGCGATTCTGGTCAGTGGTTCGATGGGTGATCACGGCGTGGCCATTATGGCCGGGCGGGAACACTTGGAGTTCGAGACCAGTATCGTCTCCGATTCGGCGGCTTTGCACGAATTGGTCGCCGCCATGGTGGCGGCCGCGGGCAGTGAAATCCATTGCCTGCGCGACCCGACTCGCGGCGGCTTGGCCACCGCCTTGAACGAACTGGCCCGGCAATCCGGGGTTGGCATGGTGATAGACGAAGCCAGAATTCCGATGAAAGCGCAAGTCAAGGCTGCCTGCGAAATTCTGGGCTTGGACCCGCTGTACGTCGCTAACGAAGGCAAGCTGGTATGCATCTGCTCCGCCATTGCCGCCGAACAACTTTTACATGTCATGCAAGCCCACCCGCTGGGCCGCGACGCCGCCATCATCGGCGAAGTGATAGCCGATGCGCACGGCTTCGTGCAAATGCGCACGGCCTTCGGCGGCAGCCGCATCGTCGACTGGCCGGTGGGCGAACAGTTGCCGCGCATCTGCTGA
- the hypF gene encoding carbamoyltransferase HypF → MPGKTIRARGVVQGVGFRPMIWHLARQHGLRGEVWNDGQGVLIHAFGSETDLDAFIRQIPQQLPPLAKLESLEVSALAQWPDYADFRIADSRLDGVQTPIAADAATCPACLADIADPNNRRYRYPFSNCTHCGPRLSIVQRVPYDRGNTSMAAFPMCPACQREYADPADRRFHAQANCCPACGPNLWLEDSEGRLAGIPDPIEHTVDLLRQGYIVAIKGLGGFHLACNAADNAAVDKLRQRKRRYAKPFALMAKDLAAIRRHAAVSDLEGWALQDKAAPIVLLRAAGERLAAGIAPGDDRLGFMLPYTPLHSLLLQALEMPLVMTSGNLSDEPQCTENAEARRKMAGIADYWLLHDRDIVNRLDDSVVREMDGEIRLLRRARGYSPEALTLPPGFEAADGVLAMGAELKNSFCLVKAGQAIVSQHIGDLESASVQLDYRQLIGLYQQLYGFQTTHIAVDRHPGYLSSQYGQALVDADHCQLVDVHHHHAHLAACLAEHGIALQTKPVLAAIFDGLGMGDDEALWGGEFLLGDYRHCSRLGHLQAIALPGGNQAMREPWRNTYAQLRHYFDWPALQRDYPDLAVVQLLAAKPLATLDNMIGKNLNSPLCSSCGRWFDAFAAALGLHTEAIDYEGQAAIALETLATPGFAQQQAYPDAWTMETTNGMAILSWRGLWLAVLNDLKHGIEKAVIAARIHHSLIDASVSLLLQLSAQTGTDCIVLSGGVFQNRLLLEGVGRALRAAGKTVLAPQRYPMNDGGLALGQAAIAAAKSLGS, encoded by the coding sequence ATGCCGGGCAAAACCATCCGGGCGCGCGGCGTGGTGCAGGGCGTCGGCTTTAGGCCGATGATCTGGCATCTGGCCCGTCAGCACGGTTTGCGCGGCGAAGTGTGGAACGACGGCCAGGGCGTGTTGATTCATGCCTTTGGCAGTGAAACCGATCTGGACGCCTTCATCAGGCAAATCCCGCAGCAGCTGCCGCCGCTGGCCAAACTGGAAAGTCTGGAGGTATCGGCCTTGGCCCAATGGCCCGATTATGCGGATTTTCGCATTGCCGACAGCCGCCTGGACGGCGTGCAAACCCCCATCGCCGCCGATGCCGCCACCTGTCCCGCCTGTCTGGCCGACATCGCCGACCCCAATAACCGCCGTTACCGCTACCCGTTCAGCAACTGCACCCATTGCGGGCCGCGCCTGTCCATCGTCCAGCGTGTGCCTTACGACCGCGGCAACACCAGTATGGCGGCATTTCCCATGTGCCCGGCCTGCCAACGCGAGTACGCCGATCCGGCCGACCGCCGCTTTCATGCCCAGGCCAACTGCTGCCCGGCTTGCGGCCCAAATTTGTGGCTGGAAGATAGCGAGGGCCGGTTAGCCGGCATACCAGATCCGATCGAGCACACAGTCGACCTGCTGCGCCAGGGCTACATCGTCGCCATCAAAGGCCTGGGCGGGTTTCACCTGGCCTGCAACGCCGCCGATAATGCTGCCGTGGACAAGCTGCGGCAACGCAAACGCCGTTACGCCAAACCATTCGCGTTGATGGCCAAAGACCTTGCGGCGATTCGCCGGCATGCCGCCGTCAGCGATTTGGAAGGGTGGGCCTTGCAGGATAAGGCCGCGCCGATTGTATTGCTGCGTGCCGCGGGCGAACGGCTGGCCGCCGGCATTGCCCCCGGTGACGACAGGCTGGGTTTCATGCTGCCCTACACACCGCTGCACAGTTTGTTGCTGCAAGCGTTGGAGATGCCGCTGGTGATGACGTCCGGTAATCTCAGCGACGAACCGCAATGCACCGAAAATGCCGAGGCCAGGCGCAAAATGGCCGGCATCGCCGATTATTGGCTACTGCATGACAGAGATATTGTGAATCGTCTGGACGACTCGGTAGTACGCGAGATGGACGGCGAAATACGGCTATTGCGCCGGGCGCGCGGTTACAGCCCGGAAGCGCTGACCTTGCCGCCCGGTTTTGAAGCGGCGGACGGCGTTCTGGCCATGGGCGCGGAATTAAAGAACAGTTTCTGTCTAGTCAAAGCCGGCCAGGCTATCGTTTCGCAACACATCGGCGACCTGGAAAGCGCAAGCGTGCAACTGGATTATCGGCAACTGATCGGACTGTACCAACAGCTATACGGCTTTCAAACCACGCATATTGCCGTGGACCGGCACCCCGGCTATTTATCCAGCCAATACGGCCAAGCGTTGGTCGACGCCGACCATTGCCAGCTGGTCGATGTGCATCATCACCACGCTCATCTGGCCGCCTGTCTGGCCGAACACGGCATTGCCTTGCAAACCAAACCGGTGCTGGCCGCCATTTTCGACGGTCTGGGTATGGGCGACGACGAGGCATTATGGGGCGGTGAATTTTTGCTGGGCGATTATCGGCATTGCAGCCGGCTCGGCCATTTGCAGGCCATCGCCCTGCCCGGCGGTAATCAGGCCATGCGCGAACCCTGGCGCAATACCTATGCGCAATTGCGGCATTATTTCGATTGGCCGGCGTTGCAGCGGGATTATCCAGACTTGGCCGTCGTGCAATTACTGGCCGCCAAGCCGCTGGCTACCTTGGATAACATGATAGGCAAAAACCTCAATTCGCCGCTGTGCAGTTCCTGCGGCCGTTGGTTCGATGCCTTTGCCGCCGCGCTGGGTTTGCATACCGAAGCAATCGACTACGAAGGTCAGGCCGCCATCGCACTGGAAACTTTGGCGACGCCTGGTTTTGCGCAGCAGCAGGCTTATCCCGATGCCTGGACGATGGAAACCACTAACGGCATGGCGATTTTAAGCTGGCGGGGGCTTTGGCTGGCGGTGCTGAACGATCTGAAACACGGCATCGAAAAAGCCGTCATCGCCGCCCGCATTCACCACAGCCTGATCGACGCCAGCGTCTCGCTACTGCTGCAACTCAGCGCCCAAACCGGCACGGACTGTATCGTCCTCAGCGGCGGCGTGTTTCAAAACCGCTTATTATTGGAAGGCGTCGGCCGAGCATTGCGCGCTGCGGGAAAAACCGTGCTGGCGCCGCAACGTTATCCGATGAACGACGGCGGGCTGGCCTTGGGACAGGCAGCGATTGCCGCAGCAAAATCGTTGGGTTCATAG
- the mobA gene encoding molybdenum cofactor guanylyltransferase MobA: protein MREQNKVSGVVLAGGMARRMAGQDKGLLLFDNKPLVAYALAAMAPLVDQLLISANRNQARYRQFGYAVLEDGNADFDGPLAGMLAAMRAAQNPLLLVMPCDSPLLTTAHAQRLLTALTDEFDIAVAFDGYRLHPVFAAIRTSLQADLQDYLGRGERKLQSWFERQRLLKVDFSAMPEIFANINTAEELADLERRVRL, encoded by the coding sequence ATGCGCGAGCAAAACAAAGTCAGCGGCGTGGTATTGGCGGGCGGCATGGCCAGACGCATGGCAGGACAGGACAAAGGTTTGCTGTTATTCGATAACAAGCCGTTGGTGGCTTACGCGCTGGCGGCCATGGCGCCGCTGGTCGACCAATTGTTGATCAGCGCCAATCGCAATCAAGCACGGTATCGCCAATTCGGTTATGCGGTGCTCGAAGACGGCAACGCCGATTTCGACGGCCCGTTGGCCGGCATGCTGGCGGCGATGCGGGCGGCGCAAAACCCGCTGTTGTTGGTGATGCCTTGCGATTCTCCGTTGTTGACAACCGCGCATGCGCAGCGCTTGCTGACGGCTTTGACGGACGAATTCGATATCGCCGTGGCCTTCGATGGCTATCGTCTGCATCCGGTATTTGCGGCAATCAGAACCAGCCTGCAAGCCGATTTACAGGATTATCTTGGGCGAGGCGAACGCAAATTACAAAGCTGGTTCGAGCGGCAGCGATTGCTCAAGGTCGATTTCAGCGCCATGCCGGAGATATTTGCCAATATCAATACCGCCGAAGAATTGGCCGACCTGGAACGGAGAGTACGCTTGTAG
- a CDS encoding DUF302 domain-containing protein has translation MLRKVVIFASLPLIASCAAPVGQDNVSREQLDFYQVETAKPYDEVLAELEIAIAEHNFRITGHSRVGKVIRDRGAKDFPEYDTVQFCNLTLAKTVLEITPHAIGYMPCNVVTYQFAGKTIIRTHLLPEDGDNPELNKFAATMNPQLKQIVDFAAEQ, from the coding sequence ATGTTAAGAAAAGTCGTCATTTTCGCAAGCCTGCCGCTGATTGCAAGCTGCGCCGCTCCGGTCGGTCAGGACAATGTCAGCCGCGAACAGCTGGATTTCTATCAGGTGGAAACCGCGAAACCCTACGACGAGGTGCTGGCGGAACTGGAAATTGCCATCGCCGAACACAATTTTCGCATCACCGGCCATAGCCGAGTCGGCAAAGTGATCCGCGATCGCGGCGCCAAGGATTTTCCGGAATACGACACCGTACAGTTTTGTAATCTGACCCTGGCTAAAACCGTGCTGGAAATTACCCCGCACGCCATTGGCTACATGCCTTGCAATGTCGTAACCTATCAATTTGCCGGCAAAACCATCATCAGAACCCATTTGTTGCCGGAAGATGGCGACAATCCGGAACTGAACAAATTCGCTGCCACGATGAACCCACAACTCAAACAGATTGTTGATTTCGCCGCCGAACAATAA
- a CDS encoding transglutaminase-like cysteine peptidase, translating into MLDKIERQFGLAARQRLVTWANLINANAGLTDQEKLRKVNDFFNQNTAFIDDSILWNASDYWATPIEFLLKGAGDCEDYSIAKYFTLVEMGVDESKLRITYVKALELNQAHMVLTYYESPQVTPLILDNLVPLIQSAAQRHDLLPIYSFNGTSLWLTKNTAAGSPVGSSDSLSLWQDLKQRALAIPLPD; encoded by the coding sequence GTGCTGGACAAAATCGAAAGACAATTTGGTTTGGCGGCGCGTCAACGCCTAGTTACTTGGGCAAATCTTATCAATGCAAATGCGGGACTCACAGACCAGGAAAAACTGCGGAAAGTGAATGATTTTTTTAATCAAAACACTGCATTCATTGATGACAGTATTTTGTGGAACGCATCCGATTACTGGGCAACGCCCATCGAGTTTTTGTTAAAAGGGGCCGGCGATTGTGAAGACTATTCGATTGCCAAATATTTCACCTTGGTGGAAATGGGCGTTGACGAAAGCAAGCTGCGAATCACCTATGTAAAGGCGCTGGAACTCAATCAGGCTCACATGGTGCTGACTTATTACGAATCACCACAAGTAACGCCGTTGATCTTGGATAATCTTGTGCCATTGATTCAATCCGCGGCCCAACGCCATGACTTATTGCCTATTTATAGCTTCAATGGAACCAGCTTATGGTTAACAAAAAACACGGCGGCAGGCAGCCCTGTCGGCAGTTCCGATAGTCTCAGCCTTTGGCAAGACCTCAAACAAAGGGCGCTGGCGATACCACTTCCTGATTAG
- a CDS encoding bifunctional diguanylate cyclase/phosphodiesterase yields the protein MSLSKQLLTLISALFLLIFSLNFILSVNNIREYLQGEAKIHAQDTATSLGLSLAPYITDPSDHGIKAMINAIFDMGYYKEIRLVDNKGIDLVLLGNDQKIEGVPDWFIEYLPMSSATASSEISSDWQIRGVVYVTVNVNYAYLKLYAQAKTTFYYSLAAFIASIVLLSLALRITLASLIKIDQMALALANGHFVTIDNLPWTSEVRNVAKSMNVMSQKIQTMFTALNNQLESIGSGLLRDELTGLFKKSVFETDFNHTSPNNDDAFCVLLKFDSLSELAKLKDSQTIDNYLRNFAEILRNVTDQQTEYSAKAYRFHGAEFALLVTNSHPDQIENLVLRLGRQFSELGQAYQHPDLVHIGVVPIHSISSLENILATVYEAYEQAKLIGPNRHFIRKSADAARDMTEWTELVSECVENRRYSVVYKNRIKDVQSAKLLIEEAVIEIFDRQAMPVAIAPFIAIAENTGKIIDLDKGVFSQVLNHLRDKLEPQALALNLSTQSIKDAHFRLWLTRQIDQNPASAKRLVFSLSAYAVSKDIETYLEFIDLVHQWGSKVMIKRFESLSLGSAILKKLRPDYIRLALKLTTGISHSQQKQDFVQTLQTLASLIDSKILAEEVNDVDDLHTLKTIGILGANG from the coding sequence ATGTCTTTATCTAAGCAACTCCTAACCCTGATATCTGCCCTATTTTTGCTGATTTTTAGCCTTAATTTTATCCTTAGCGTTAACAACATCAGAGAGTATCTGCAAGGTGAGGCCAAAATCCATGCCCAAGATACCGCTACCTCATTAGGGCTATCGTTAGCACCTTATATCACCGATCCAAGCGATCACGGTATAAAAGCCATGATCAATGCCATTTTCGACATGGGCTATTACAAGGAAATCCGGCTAGTCGACAATAAGGGTATCGATTTAGTATTGCTCGGGAATGATCAAAAAATAGAGGGTGTACCTGACTGGTTCATCGAATATTTGCCTATGAGTTCCGCAACGGCAAGCAGTGAAATCAGTTCCGACTGGCAAATCAGAGGCGTTGTTTACGTGACTGTCAACGTTAACTATGCCTATCTAAAGCTCTATGCACAGGCTAAAACCACTTTTTATTACTCGTTAGCCGCTTTTATTGCCTCGATCGTGCTGTTATCGCTTGCATTGCGTATCACCTTGGCCTCGTTGATCAAAATTGATCAAATGGCGCTTGCATTGGCTAATGGCCACTTTGTCACGATTGATAACTTGCCATGGACCAGCGAAGTCAGAAACGTTGCCAAATCGATGAACGTGATGTCCCAAAAAATTCAAACCATGTTTACCGCCCTGAATAATCAATTGGAAAGCATTGGCAGCGGTTTATTGCGTGACGAGCTAACCGGATTGTTCAAAAAATCGGTGTTTGAAACCGACTTTAATCACACAAGCCCCAACAACGACGATGCTTTCTGCGTATTGCTTAAATTTGATAGCTTGAGCGAATTAGCCAAACTGAAAGATAGCCAAACTATTGACAACTACTTGCGGAATTTCGCTGAAATCTTACGGAACGTAACCGATCAGCAAACCGAATATTCGGCAAAAGCCTATCGATTCCATGGGGCCGAGTTTGCGCTGCTTGTGACAAACAGTCACCCGGATCAGATCGAAAACCTGGTTCTACGGCTCGGCAGGCAATTTTCCGAGTTAGGACAGGCTTATCAGCATCCTGATCTGGTTCATATAGGTGTAGTTCCCATTCACTCGATCAGTAGCTTGGAAAACATCTTGGCGACTGTTTATGAGGCTTACGAGCAGGCTAAACTGATTGGCCCCAATCGCCATTTCATTCGGAAAAGCGCAGACGCCGCTCGCGATATGACCGAATGGACTGAACTGGTTTCGGAATGTGTCGAAAACCGGCGTTATTCGGTTGTCTATAAAAATCGGATAAAGGACGTGCAATCAGCAAAACTGTTGATCGAGGAAGCTGTTATTGAAATATTCGACCGTCAGGCTATGCCTGTTGCAATAGCCCCCTTCATCGCAATTGCGGAAAACACTGGAAAAATCATTGATCTCGATAAGGGTGTATTCAGTCAGGTTCTGAATCATCTCCGCGATAAACTTGAGCCCCAAGCCTTGGCGCTAAACTTATCGACTCAATCGATTAAAGACGCCCATTTTCGTCTCTGGCTAACCCGGCAGATCGATCAAAATCCCGCATCCGCCAAACGGCTGGTCTTTAGTTTGTCGGCTTACGCAGTCAGTAAAGACATTGAAACCTATCTGGAGTTTATTGATCTGGTGCATCAATGGGGTAGCAAAGTCATGATCAAGCGCTTTGAAAGCTTGTCGTTAGGGTCGGCTATTTTGAAAAAACTCAGACCGGATTACATTCGGCTGGCTTTAAAGTTGACAACCGGTATCAGCCATAGCCAACAAAAACAGGATTTCGTGCAAACTTTGCAAACCCTCGCCAGTTTAATAGACAGCAAAATTCTGGCCGAGGAGGTAAACGATGTTGACGACTTACATACCTTAAAAACCATTGGCATCCTAGGCGCCAACGGCTAA
- a CDS encoding PKD domain-containing protein: MKTTYTLLASAVLIALQGCAATPDETASLESDLSKSLPPAAAGIAAEPLYYSSADAAAKALLGYNYGLVNLPDGGVQAFVSGLAGSGTDNVAPPNQRMTQVTSNTILAELSQEEKEMPFPRISLKEKVNGQAAIDALGDNLDEVARSYDMSPERLEEILRTDSTAWIDQSGRLLYIDSHTEIPTDAVQEATTAVNGTGNTATTAATADPFALHSKPGSNRLIYLDFNGHSATNTAWYSGTLTAQAYDIDGNPGVFSETELNNIREIWRRVAEDYAPFDVDVTTQEPPLTALQRTNSSDIQYGTRAVITRSMPQLCSQSCGGVAYVNVFSFYSSSTPDRYQPAWAFFDKLGNGNPKYVAEAVSHEVGHNLNLNHDGNATTGYYSGHGSDATGWAPIMGVGYYKPVTQWSKGEYSGANNKQDDVAVIHAAGAAIRADDYSNTITSAAPLAGSAGAVAQSGIIERDTDVDTFSFLTGGGNVQFTVTPDSVAANLDVLLKILDVSGNLVTQINPVDGLNATLSTTLAAGQFFLQVEGVGKGDLVTGYSDYGSLGQYQITGSYAEGVATLSPPTAGLSVTPLTGDAPLNVTLNGSSSSDSDGSITAYNWNFGDGTSASGSATTSHLYQTAGNYTATLTVTDNSGLTGSASQSIQVAQAPIKGMKSSGTKVTRKISGSNSQCVATTTIKYGEAIMPGATVKGFWLGSSTSGNKTVRYLATANAVTAKNGTVTFNSRNAPKNSKGTCAFTIMSVSKKGYTYDGSGSVSSSFSW; encoded by the coding sequence ATGAAAACAACATACACATTATTGGCATCCGCAGTGCTAATCGCGCTGCAGGGCTGCGCGGCGACGCCCGATGAAACCGCGTCGCTTGAATCCGATCTGAGTAAATCCCTCCCGCCCGCCGCGGCCGGCATTGCCGCGGAACCGCTTTATTACTCTTCCGCCGATGCCGCAGCCAAAGCACTATTGGGTTATAACTATGGCTTAGTAAATTTACCTGATGGTGGAGTGCAGGCGTTTGTTTCCGGCTTAGCCGGTTCCGGCACGGATAATGTTGCTCCACCGAACCAGAGAATGACTCAAGTAACCTCTAATACTATTTTGGCGGAACTTTCCCAAGAAGAAAAAGAAATGCCGTTTCCGCGGATAAGCTTGAAGGAGAAAGTAAATGGTCAAGCGGCTATCGATGCACTGGGGGACAATCTTGACGAAGTTGCAAGGTCATATGATATGTCACCGGAACGATTAGAAGAGATTCTGCGTACGGATTCAACTGCCTGGATAGATCAGAGCGGTCGATTGCTTTATATCGACTCCCATACTGAAATACCTACGGACGCAGTGCAAGAGGCCACTACTGCCGTTAATGGAACCGGCAACACAGCTACCACAGCAGCAACCGCCGATCCTTTTGCATTGCACAGCAAACCAGGCTCAAATCGATTGATTTACCTGGATTTCAATGGCCATAGCGCCACCAATACTGCTTGGTATTCAGGCACCTTGACCGCTCAGGCTTATGATATCGATGGCAATCCTGGGGTGTTTAGCGAGACTGAATTGAATAATATTCGTGAAATTTGGCGACGTGTCGCGGAAGATTATGCCCCGTTCGACGTGGACGTCACGACTCAAGAACCTCCATTGACGGCCTTGCAACGCACCAACAGCAGTGACATTCAATATGGTACGCGCGCGGTAATTACCCGCTCCATGCCGCAACTTTGCAGCCAATCTTGCGGCGGTGTCGCTTATGTAAACGTGTTTTCTTTTTATTCTTCCTCAACGCCCGACCGCTATCAGCCTGCCTGGGCTTTTTTCGATAAGTTGGGCAATGGTAACCCAAAGTACGTGGCCGAAGCAGTATCCCATGAAGTTGGCCACAATTTGAATCTCAATCATGATGGTAACGCAACTACTGGTTATTACTCAGGCCATGGCAGTGACGCTACCGGTTGGGCGCCTATCATGGGCGTTGGTTACTATAAACCCGTAACGCAATGGAGCAAGGGAGAGTATTCCGGCGCTAACAACAAACAAGATGATGTCGCGGTGATTCATGCGGCGGGTGCGGCCATACGCGCGGATGATTATTCCAATACGATTACCTCCGCCGCGCCGCTAGCAGGCAGCGCGGGAGCCGTTGCACAGTCCGGTATCATTGAGCGAGACACGGATGTTGATACATTCTCATTTCTGACCGGCGGCGGAAATGTGCAATTCACTGTTACGCCTGACTCAGTTGCGGCAAACCTGGATGTATTGCTGAAAATATTGGATGTATCGGGTAATCTAGTTACTCAGATCAATCCGGTTGATGGTTTAAATGCAACACTCAGTACCACGCTGGCTGCCGGACAGTTCTTTCTGCAAGTCGAAGGGGTGGGCAAGGGAGACTTGGTCACTGGTTATTCTGATTACGGTAGTCTTGGCCAGTATCAAATCACCGGTTCCTATGCGGAAGGTGTGGCGACTTTATCGCCGCCCACGGCCGGTTTATCGGTTACACCCTTAACGGGAGATGCGCCTTTGAATGTTACCTTGAATGGCAGCAGTTCCAGTGATAGCGACGGTTCCATCACGGCCTACAATTGGAATTTTGGGGACGGCACCTCGGCCAGTGGCAGCGCGACCACCAGTCATCTGTATCAGACTGCGGGCAACTACACTGCAACCTTGACAGTCACCGATAATAGCGGCCTGACCGGTAGCGCTTCACAATCGATTCAGGTTGCTCAAGCACCCATCAAGGGCATGAAATCCAGTGGCACGAAAGTTACCCGTAAGATCAGCGGCAGCAATTCTCAATGCGTCGCGACTACAACCATCAAATACGGCGAGGCTATTATGCCCGGCGCCACGGTTAAAGGCTTCTGGCTGGGTTCGTCTACCAGCGGCAACAAAACCGTCCGCTATTTGGCTACGGCTAATGCAGTCACCGCAAAAAATGGCACGGTAACCTTCAATAGTCGTAATGCGCCTAAAAACTCTAAGGGCACATGCGCATTTACCATCATGAGTGTATCGAAAAAAGGTTATACCTATGATGGCAGTGGCTCGGTTTCCTCAAGTTTCAGCTGGTAA
- a CDS encoding glycoside hydrolase family 19 protein, whose protein sequence is MITSASLKAALPLCKAPEQWAQVLNSAMEKFEINSPGRMACFLAQTGHESSQFNRLIESLYYKTAARLMAVWPKRFPTQASATPYIRNEEKLANFVYANRMGNGPAESGDGFRYRGRGLIQITGRSNYLDVGKALGIDLINDPDLLLSPNWAAMSAAYYWYGHGLNALADDETNDNDLEDFTIITKKINGGTAGLRDRLALFNAIKPLLS, encoded by the coding sequence ATGATTACCTCTGCATCACTTAAAGCCGCATTGCCACTTTGTAAGGCACCTGAGCAATGGGCTCAAGTGCTAAATTCCGCCATGGAAAAGTTCGAAATTAATTCGCCTGGGCGGATGGCATGTTTTTTAGCTCAAACCGGACACGAGTCCAGTCAATTCAATAGACTGATAGAAAGTTTATATTATAAAACAGCTGCCCGATTGATGGCCGTTTGGCCTAAACGTTTCCCAACCCAAGCCAGCGCAACCCCCTATATCAGAAACGAAGAAAAACTCGCCAATTTTGTGTATGCCAACCGTATGGGAAATGGACCCGCGGAATCGGGAGATGGTTTCCGCTATAGAGGACGAGGTCTGATTCAAATTACAGGTAGAAGCAATTATTTAGATGTCGGCAAGGCATTGGGTATCGATCTTATCAATGACCCAGACTTATTGTTGTCGCCAAACTGGGCGGCGATGAGTGCGGCTTATTATTGGTATGGTCACGGACTCAATGCCTTGGCTGATGATGAAACCAATGATAACGACTTGGAAGATTTCACTATTATTACCAAAAAAATTAATGGAGGCACGGCCGGTTTGCGGGATAGGCTAGCACTCTTTAACGCAATTAAGCCCTTGTTGAGTTGA